In Citrus sinensis cultivar Valencia sweet orange chromosome 2, DVS_A1.0, whole genome shotgun sequence, a single genomic region encodes these proteins:
- the LOC102609542 gene encoding chalcone isomerase-like protein 1 isoform X1: MATTAVENVTAKAEALVLQKATAIGEVAKENVGCENGTKVAEDQNAIAELAKEKMNCENRTKVAEAEELSDESVQEDKEKTGNEVRKEEAKEDIAVEVEPKTGVSFPVKLNDGKQLNCVGLRKKSMLGLGIKIYGFGIYADNEKLKELLRSKIGKALAKATKEMYQTVIDSDAGMTVRIVIVFSNLTMSMVKKNFDEGLGASIKKLTGGKKNDELANKVMGHASEDIKLTSGSVIEISRLPGYTLQARVMDQVVSNVESELLCKAYIHMYLGDDAFDKDAKEKLGMSLLSLF; the protein is encoded by the exons ATGGCAACCACTGCTGTTGAGAATGTGACTGCCAAGGCTGAGGCACTTGTGCTTCAAAAGGCTACTGCTATTGGGGAGGTGGCCAAAGAGAATGTGGGCTGTGAGAATGGAACTAAAGTTGCTGAAGACCAAAATGCTATTGCAGAGTTGGCAAAAGAAAAGATGAACTGCGAGAACAGAACCAAGGTTGCTGAAGCTGAAGAGCTAAGCGATGAGAGCGTTCAAGAAGATAAGGAAAAGACCGGGAATGAGGTGCGAAAGGAGGAGGCAAAGGAGGATATAGCAGTCGAGGTTGAACCCAAAACTGGGGTGTCCTTTCCTGTTAAGCTGAATGATGGGAAGCAACTGAATTGTGTCGGTTTGAGGAAGAAATCGATGCTTGGCTTGGGCATCAAGATTTACGGCTTTG GGATATATGCAGATAATGAGAAGCTGAAAGAACTTCTAAGGTCAAAGATTGGGAAAGCTCTGGCAAAAGCTACAAAGGAAATGTATCAGACGGTAATTGACAGTGATGCGGGCATGACAGTGCGGATAGTAATTGTATTCTCTAACCTCACGATGAGCATGGtcaaaaagaattttgatgAGGGCCTTGGAGCATCCATTAAAAAACTCACTGGTGGAAAGAAGAATGATGAACTCGCAAACAA GGTCATGGGACATGCATCAGAAGACATCAAGCTAACATCTGGTTCTGTAATTGAGATTTCCCGGCTTCCAGGATATACCCTTCAAGCCAGAG TCATGGACCAGGTGGTGAGCAATGTTGAGAGTGAACTTCTCTGCAAGGCCTATATCCATATGTATCTGGGAGATGATGCCTTCGATAAAGatgcaaaagaaaaacttgGGATGTCCCTGCTTTCTCTCTTCTAA
- the LOC102614895 gene encoding biogenesis of lysosome-related organelles complex 1 subunit 1, with translation MSSPPQFPPASTRVQATAETEKAQADTTAAAGGLEASLLQLIQNHQHSSLKLCEQTERAKRDSVRHAERVSDLLTDALNGGVQESYVIEKRIELEIRTLAATIAKFMKQTDQWLATSHAINTAVKEIGDFENWMKTMDLDCKSINAAIRNIYQD, from the exons ATGTCGTCCCCACCGCAGTTTCCCCCGGCGAGTACGCGCGTGCAAGCCACGGCGGAGACGGAGAAAGCCCAGGCCGAtacaacagcagcagcaggagGTCTAGAAGCTTCGCTTCTGCAACTGATCCAGAATCACCAGCATTCGTCTCTCAAACTCTGCGAGCAGACAGAGAGAGCCAAGAGAGATTCCGTTCGGCACGCCGAGAGGGTGTCGGATTTATTGACGGATGCATTGAACGGAGGGGTGCAGGAGTCTTACGTTATCGAGAAAAGAATCGAGCTCGAAATTCGAACGCTAGCGGCCACGATTGCCAAATTCATGAAGCAAACCGATCAGTGGCTTGCCACCTCTCATGCTATCAACACTGCCGTCAAG GAAATTGGAGACTTTGAGAACTGGATGAAGACAATGGACCTGGATTGTAAAAGCATTAACGCTGCAATTCGCAACATCTACCAAGATTAA
- the LOC102614019 gene encoding SUPPRESSOR OF GAMMA RESPONSE 1 isoform X1 has protein sequence MSRSRSWLVNSRAIAKKVRNAARSSAQLIKDYGANRECPNCHYFIDNSDVSPEWPGLPIGVKFDPSDVELLEHLAAKCGVGNSKPHMFIDEFIPTIEGDQGICYTHPENLPGAKKDGSSVHFFHRTTNAYATGQRKRRKIQSEHSLNEEHVRWHKTGKTKPVIENGIQKGCRKIMVLYKSTKKGTKPDKSNWVMHQYHLGTDEDEKDDEYVVSKVFYQQTKQPEKNVDSPIIEVPDNLIPDSSPRTPLTNPPNPPRPGKSMVCDDVADDNTLKSSAQEPLHVAEASHVPQPAVKLEDDQGYITCLAGESEPQDIGDPGLDGIYDSLLLCKEDISSKVFSGVNNVSYADIFHNAHHMKGNDSAPCGIADLENLEFDTPPDSHLADLQFSDESILGWLDRI, from the exons ATGTCGAGGTCAAG AAGTTGGCTTGTTAATAGTAGGGCTATTGCAAAGAAAGTGAGAAATGCGGCTCGATCTTCTGCTCAACTAATCAAAGACTATGGGGCAAATCGGGAGTGCCCAAATTGCCATTATTTCATTGATAACAGTGAT GTATCTCCTGAATGGCCTGGCTTGCCTATTGGTGTTAAGTTTGATCCATCTGATGTAGAGCTCTTAGAACATTTGGCAGCGAAATGTGGTGTCGGAAACTCAAAACCTCACATGTTTATTGACGAGTTTATTCCCACAATTGAAGGGGACCAAGGAATTTGCTATACCCATCCAGAAAATCTTCCTG GTGCAAAGAAAGATGGAAGCAGTGTCCATTTCTTTCACAGAACAACTAATGCCTATGCTACTGGACAGAGGAAGCGTCGCAAGATCCAGAGTGAACATAGTTTAAATGAAGAGCATGTTCGCTGGCACAAAACTGGTAAGACCAAACCTGTGATAGAAAATGGAATTCAGAAGGGCTGTAGGAAAATTATGGTTCTTTATAAAAGCACAAAGAAGGGTACCAAGCCAGATAAGTCCAATTGGGTGATGCATCAGTATCATCTGGGAActgatgaagatgaaaaagatGACGAATATGTTGTATCTAAAGTTTTCTATCAACAGACAAAGCAGCCTGAAAAGAATGTTGATAGTCCAATCATTGAAGTTCCTGATAATTTGATCCCTGATTCAAGTCCAAGGACCCCCTTAACAAATCCTCCCAATCCTCCCCGGCCAGGGAAGTCCATGGTGTGCGATGATGTTGCTGATGATAATACACTCAAGTCATCTGCCCAG GAACCATTGCATGTTGCAGAAGCATCTCATGTCCCTCAACCAGCTGTGAAGCTTGAGGATGATCAGGGGTACATAACTTGTTTGGCAGGCGAATCCGAGCCTCAGGACATTGGAGACCCTGGTTTGGATGGCATATATGATTCTTTACTATTATGCAAGGAAGATATCAGCTCTAAAGTTTTCTCAGGAGTCAATAATGTCTCATATGCTGACATTTTCCACAATGCACATCACATGAAAGGGAATGACAGTGCACCCTGTGGAATTGCTGACCTGGAGAACCTAGAATTCGATACCCCACCAGATTCTCATCTTGCT GATTTGCAGTTTTCCGATGAAAGCATTTTGGGTTGGTTAGATCGCATCTAA
- the LOC102614316 gene encoding serine/threonine-protein kinase STY13-like: MGSANGFFSAGEFSLDSKWLVDPKLLFVGPKIGEGAHAKVYEGKYKNQNVAIKIVNRGETPEEIAKREARFAREVAMMSRVRHRNLVKFIGACKEPVMVIVTELLLGGTLRKYLLNMRPRCLDIHVAIGFALDIARAMECLHSHGIIHRDLKPENLILTADHKTVKLADFGLAREESLTEMMTAETGTYRWMAPELYSTVTLRRGEKKHYTHKVDAYSFGIVLWELIHNRLPFEGMSNLQAAYAAAFKNMRPSAENLPEDLALIVTSCWKEDPNQRPNFSQIIQMLLHYISTISAPEPVILPRMFSSENAVLPPESPGTSSLMPPRDDSERNPNTRMEDQPGGFFFCFKQCY, encoded by the exons atgggaTCTGCAAATGGGTTCTTTTCAGCCGGAGAGTTTAGTTTAGACTCCAAGTGGCTTGTTGATCCAAAGCTTCTTTTTGTTGGTCCAAAGATTGGAGAAGGAGCTCATGCTAAAGTTTATGAGGGAAA ATATAAGAATCAAAATGTTGCTATTAAAATTGTCAATAGAGGGGAAACCCCTGAAGAAATTGCAAAGAGAGAAGCACGGTTTGCAAGAGAGGTTGCTATGATGTCCAGAGTACGGCATAGAAATTTAGTGAAG TTTATTGGTGCCTGCAAGGAGCCCGTCATGGTTATTGTGACGGAGCTCTTATTGGGTGGTACGTTGCGAAAATATTTGCTGAATATGCGGCCTAGGTGCTTGGACATACATGTGGCAATTGGTTTTGCCCTTGATATTGCTCGTGCAATGGAGTGCTTACATTCTCATGGAATCATTCACCGTGACTTAAAACCTG AGAACTTGATCTTGACCGCAGACCACAAAACAGTAAAACTTGCGGATTTTGGTTTAGCTAGAGAAGAGTCATTGACGGAGATGATGACTGCTGAGACGGGCACATATCGTTGGATGGCTCCCGAG CTTTATAGCACAGTCACGTTAAGGCGTGGGGAGAAAAAGCATTACACTCATAAAGTGGATGCTTACAGCTTTGGAATTGTGTTGTGGGAGCTTATCCATAATAGGTTGCCATTTGAAGGCATGTCAAATTTACAAGCAGCATATGCAGCTGCTTTTAAG AATATGAGACCCAGTGCCGAGAATCTGCCAGAAGATTTGGCTTTGATTGTGACATCATGTTGGAAAGAGGACCCAAATCAGCGGCCTAACTTCAGCCAAATTATCCAGATGCTATTGCACTACATCTCTACGATTTCTGCGCCAGAGCCCGTCATCCTTCCTCGGATGTTTTCTTCTGAGAATGCAGTACTACCGCCGGAGTCTCCTGGAACAAGCTCTTTAATGCCTCCAAGAGATGACTCGGAAAGAAACCCAAACACCAGAATGGAAGACCAGCCGGGAGGCTTCTTCTTCTGCTTTAAGCAATGTTACTAG
- the LOC102615193 gene encoding putative glucose-6-phosphate 1-epimerase isoform X1 translates to MPLNIVHDKDGLPRIILTEPTGSSAEVLLYGGQVVSWKNERREELLFMSSKSFWKPPKAIRGGIPVCFPQFGNLGLLEQHGFARNRFWSLDEDASPLPPANNQSTVDLILKSTEEDIKAWPRGFELRLRISISPGKLTLIPRVRNVDNKAFSFMFALRNYLSVSDISEVRVEGLETLDYFDYLMNKERFTEQADAITFDGEIDRVYLSTPTKIAIIDHEKKRTFELRKDGMPDSVVWNPWDKKAKALPDMGVDGYKTMLCVDSAAIENPIVLKPFEEWRGRQELSTVSSSYCSGQLDPRRVLHGFH, encoded by the exons ATGCCATTGAATATAGTTCATGATAAAGATGGATTGCCCAGAATTATTTTGACTGAGCCAACTGGGTCATCTGCTGAG GTGCTTCTCTATGGTGGGCAAGTTGTTTCCTGGAAGAATGAACGAAGAGAAGAACTGCTTTTTATGAGCAGCAAG TCTTTCTGGAAGCCACCTAAAGCCATCAGGGGAGGTATACCTGTCTGCTTCCCACAG TTTGGAAATCTTGGTTTACTGGAGCAACATGGATTCGCAAGGAACAGATTTTGGTCATTGGATGAAGATGCTTCTCCTCTGCCCCCAGCTAACAACCAGTCAACAGTGGATCTGATATTGAAGTCCACAGAAGAGGATATAAAGGCCTGGCCACGAGG CTTTGAGTTGCGTCTCCGTATTTCTATCAGTCCTGGCAAGCTGACTTTGATCCCTCGTGTGAGGAATGTGGATAACAAGGCTTTCTCTTTTATGTTCGCGCTGCGTAATTACTTATCTGTATCAGATATCAG TGAAGTGCGTGTCGAAGGCTTGGAGACTCTTGATTACTTTGATTATCTGATGAATAAAGAAAGGTTCACAGAGCAGGCGGATGCAATTACCTTTGATGGCGAG ATTGACAGAGTGTATTTGAGCACCCCAACAAAGATTGCCATTATTGACCATGAGAAGAAGAGAACCTTTGAACTGCGGAAAGATGGCATGCCAGATTCAG TTGTGTGGAACCCTTGGGACAAAAAGGCCAAAGCTCTGCCAGATATGGGGGTTGACGGTTACAAAACCATGTTATGTGTGGATTCTGCTGCAATTGAAAATCCTATTGTCTTGAAACCCTTTGAAGAGTGGAGGGGCCGTCAAGAGCTTTCTACTGTGTCGTCAAGCTATTGCAGTGGGCAATTGGATCCTAGGAGAGTTCTCCATGGCTTTCATTGA
- the LOC102615193 gene encoding putative glucose-6-phosphate 1-epimerase isoform X2 encodes MPLNIVHDKDGLPRIILTEPTGSSAESFWKPPKAIRGGIPVCFPQFGNLGLLEQHGFARNRFWSLDEDASPLPPANNQSTVDLILKSTEEDIKAWPRGFELRLRISISPGKLTLIPRVRNVDNKAFSFMFALRNYLSVSDISEVRVEGLETLDYFDYLMNKERFTEQADAITFDGEIDRVYLSTPTKIAIIDHEKKRTFELRKDGMPDSVVWNPWDKKAKALPDMGVDGYKTMLCVDSAAIENPIVLKPFEEWRGRQELSTVSSSYCSGQLDPRRVLHGFH; translated from the exons ATGCCATTGAATATAGTTCATGATAAAGATGGATTGCCCAGAATTATTTTGACTGAGCCAACTGGGTCATCTGCTGAG TCTTTCTGGAAGCCACCTAAAGCCATCAGGGGAGGTATACCTGTCTGCTTCCCACAG TTTGGAAATCTTGGTTTACTGGAGCAACATGGATTCGCAAGGAACAGATTTTGGTCATTGGATGAAGATGCTTCTCCTCTGCCCCCAGCTAACAACCAGTCAACAGTGGATCTGATATTGAAGTCCACAGAAGAGGATATAAAGGCCTGGCCACGAGG CTTTGAGTTGCGTCTCCGTATTTCTATCAGTCCTGGCAAGCTGACTTTGATCCCTCGTGTGAGGAATGTGGATAACAAGGCTTTCTCTTTTATGTTCGCGCTGCGTAATTACTTATCTGTATCAGATATCAG TGAAGTGCGTGTCGAAGGCTTGGAGACTCTTGATTACTTTGATTATCTGATGAATAAAGAAAGGTTCACAGAGCAGGCGGATGCAATTACCTTTGATGGCGAG ATTGACAGAGTGTATTTGAGCACCCCAACAAAGATTGCCATTATTGACCATGAGAAGAAGAGAACCTTTGAACTGCGGAAAGATGGCATGCCAGATTCAG TTGTGTGGAACCCTTGGGACAAAAAGGCCAAAGCTCTGCCAGATATGGGGGTTGACGGTTACAAAACCATGTTATGTGTGGATTCTGCTGCAATTGAAAATCCTATTGTCTTGAAACCCTTTGAAGAGTGGAGGGGCCGTCAAGAGCTTTCTACTGTGTCGTCAAGCTATTGCAGTGGGCAATTGGATCCTAGGAGAGTTCTCCATGGCTTTCATTGA
- the LOC102609542 gene encoding chalcone isomerase-like protein 1 isoform X2, translating into MATTAVENVTAKAEALVLQKATAIGEVAKENVGCENGTKVAEDQNAIAELAKEKMNCENRTKVAEAEELSDESVQEDKEKTGNEVRKEEAKEDIAVEVEPKTGVSFPVKLNDGKQLNCVGLRKKSMLGLGIKIYGFDNEKLKELLRSKIGKALAKATKEMYQTVIDSDAGMTVRIVIVFSNLTMSMVKKNFDEGLGASIKKLTGGKKNDELANKVMGHASEDIKLTSGSVIEISRLPGYTLQARVMDQVVSNVESELLCKAYIHMYLGDDAFDKDAKEKLGMSLLSLF; encoded by the exons ATGGCAACCACTGCTGTTGAGAATGTGACTGCCAAGGCTGAGGCACTTGTGCTTCAAAAGGCTACTGCTATTGGGGAGGTGGCCAAAGAGAATGTGGGCTGTGAGAATGGAACTAAAGTTGCTGAAGACCAAAATGCTATTGCAGAGTTGGCAAAAGAAAAGATGAACTGCGAGAACAGAACCAAGGTTGCTGAAGCTGAAGAGCTAAGCGATGAGAGCGTTCAAGAAGATAAGGAAAAGACCGGGAATGAGGTGCGAAAGGAGGAGGCAAAGGAGGATATAGCAGTCGAGGTTGAACCCAAAACTGGGGTGTCCTTTCCTGTTAAGCTGAATGATGGGAAGCAACTGAATTGTGTCGGTTTGAGGAAGAAATCGATGCTTGGCTTGGGCATCAAGATTTACGGCTTTG ATAATGAGAAGCTGAAAGAACTTCTAAGGTCAAAGATTGGGAAAGCTCTGGCAAAAGCTACAAAGGAAATGTATCAGACGGTAATTGACAGTGATGCGGGCATGACAGTGCGGATAGTAATTGTATTCTCTAACCTCACGATGAGCATGGtcaaaaagaattttgatgAGGGCCTTGGAGCATCCATTAAAAAACTCACTGGTGGAAAGAAGAATGATGAACTCGCAAACAA GGTCATGGGACATGCATCAGAAGACATCAAGCTAACATCTGGTTCTGTAATTGAGATTTCCCGGCTTCCAGGATATACCCTTCAAGCCAGAG TCATGGACCAGGTGGTGAGCAATGTTGAGAGTGAACTTCTCTGCAAGGCCTATATCCATATGTATCTGGGAGATGATGCCTTCGATAAAGatgcaaaagaaaaacttgGGATGTCCCTGCTTTCTCTCTTCTAA
- the LOC102614019 gene encoding SUPPRESSOR OF GAMMA RESPONSE 1 isoform X2, producing the protein MSRSWLVNSRAIAKKVRNAARSSAQLIKDYGANRECPNCHYFIDNSDVSPEWPGLPIGVKFDPSDVELLEHLAAKCGVGNSKPHMFIDEFIPTIEGDQGICYTHPENLPGAKKDGSSVHFFHRTTNAYATGQRKRRKIQSEHSLNEEHVRWHKTGKTKPVIENGIQKGCRKIMVLYKSTKKGTKPDKSNWVMHQYHLGTDEDEKDDEYVVSKVFYQQTKQPEKNVDSPIIEVPDNLIPDSSPRTPLTNPPNPPRPGKSMVCDDVADDNTLKSSAQEPLHVAEASHVPQPAVKLEDDQGYITCLAGESEPQDIGDPGLDGIYDSLLLCKEDISSKVFSGVNNVSYADIFHNAHHMKGNDSAPCGIADLENLEFDTPPDSHLADLQFSDESILGWLDRI; encoded by the exons ATGTCGAG AAGTTGGCTTGTTAATAGTAGGGCTATTGCAAAGAAAGTGAGAAATGCGGCTCGATCTTCTGCTCAACTAATCAAAGACTATGGGGCAAATCGGGAGTGCCCAAATTGCCATTATTTCATTGATAACAGTGAT GTATCTCCTGAATGGCCTGGCTTGCCTATTGGTGTTAAGTTTGATCCATCTGATGTAGAGCTCTTAGAACATTTGGCAGCGAAATGTGGTGTCGGAAACTCAAAACCTCACATGTTTATTGACGAGTTTATTCCCACAATTGAAGGGGACCAAGGAATTTGCTATACCCATCCAGAAAATCTTCCTG GTGCAAAGAAAGATGGAAGCAGTGTCCATTTCTTTCACAGAACAACTAATGCCTATGCTACTGGACAGAGGAAGCGTCGCAAGATCCAGAGTGAACATAGTTTAAATGAAGAGCATGTTCGCTGGCACAAAACTGGTAAGACCAAACCTGTGATAGAAAATGGAATTCAGAAGGGCTGTAGGAAAATTATGGTTCTTTATAAAAGCACAAAGAAGGGTACCAAGCCAGATAAGTCCAATTGGGTGATGCATCAGTATCATCTGGGAActgatgaagatgaaaaagatGACGAATATGTTGTATCTAAAGTTTTCTATCAACAGACAAAGCAGCCTGAAAAGAATGTTGATAGTCCAATCATTGAAGTTCCTGATAATTTGATCCCTGATTCAAGTCCAAGGACCCCCTTAACAAATCCTCCCAATCCTCCCCGGCCAGGGAAGTCCATGGTGTGCGATGATGTTGCTGATGATAATACACTCAAGTCATCTGCCCAG GAACCATTGCATGTTGCAGAAGCATCTCATGTCCCTCAACCAGCTGTGAAGCTTGAGGATGATCAGGGGTACATAACTTGTTTGGCAGGCGAATCCGAGCCTCAGGACATTGGAGACCCTGGTTTGGATGGCATATATGATTCTTTACTATTATGCAAGGAAGATATCAGCTCTAAAGTTTTCTCAGGAGTCAATAATGTCTCATATGCTGACATTTTCCACAATGCACATCACATGAAAGGGAATGACAGTGCACCCTGTGGAATTGCTGACCTGGAGAACCTAGAATTCGATACCCCACCAGATTCTCATCTTGCT GATTTGCAGTTTTCCGATGAAAGCATTTTGGGTTGGTTAGATCGCATCTAA
- the LOC102614600 gene encoding ribosomal RNA-processing protein 8, with the protein MKEGESRKRKRRRRHNSNSKPQDQESYQSKSTAKTTAKKHKQDTVKNNEHHQTSAAASAKRPKPSSFLDKMRARLSGGHFRMLNEKLYTCTGKEALDYFNENPALFDMYHSGYQEQMSHWPELPVNIIVKWLKDHSPSLVIADFGCGDARLAKSVKNKVFSFDLVSNDPSVIACDMSNTPLNSSSVDVAVFCLSLMGINFPNYLQEAQRVLKPSGWLLIAEVKSRFDPNTGGADPNKFSKAVCDLGFAPVSKDFSNKMFIMFYFKKKEKQNSKSKEIEWPELKPCLYKRR; encoded by the exons ATGAAAGAGGGAGAAAGCAGAAAAcgcaaaagaagaagaagacacAATAGCAACAGTAAACCTCAGGATCAAGAATCTTATCAATCTAAGAGCACAGCTAAAACAACAGCAAAGAAGCATAAACAGGACACAGTTAAAAACAATGAACATCATCAAACTTCTGCTGCTGCTTCTGCAAAGCGACCAAAGCCCTCCAGCTTCCTCGACaag ATGCGAGCCAGGTTATCTGGGGGTCACTTCAGGATGCTCAATGAAAAGCTATACACTTGcac TGGAAAAGAAGCATTGGATTATTTCAATGAAAACCCGGCTTTGTTTGATATG TATCATTCAGGATATCAGGAGCAAATGTCGCATTGGCCTGAGCTGCCTGTTAATATCATTGTCAAATGGCTGAAGGATCACAGCCCTTCTTTGGTAATTGCTGATTTTGGCTGCG GGGACGCACGCCTAGCAAAAAGTGTGAAGAATAAAGTTTTTTCTTTCGATCTTGTCTCAAATGATCCTTCAGTAATTGCTTGTGATATGTCCAAT ACACCCCTTAACTCTTCGTCTGTAGATGTTGCTGTCTTCTGCCTTTCATTGATGGGGATTAACTTCCCCAATTACCTTCAGGAAGCACAACGGGTTCTTAAGCCAAG TGGCTGGCTTTTGATAGCAGAGGTGAAGAGCAGATTTGATCCAAATACTGGAGGAGCGGACCCAAACAAGTTCTCAAAGGCAGTTTGTGATCTAGGATTTGCGCCTGTGTCCAAG GACTTTTCGAATAAGATGtttattatgttttacttCAAGAAAAAG GAGAAGCAGAACTCAAAGAGCAAGGAAATTGAATGGCCTGAGTTGAAACCTTGTTTGTACAAACGTCGCTGA